A stretch of DNA from Maridesulfovibrio sp.:
TTTCAAGGAAGCTCTGGATCTGGGTATCAATGAAGTCTTTGTTTTGACCAATATTGAAGAATTCTTTGCCGGTCTCGGATTCGTGGCAACGGACAAAAATATCCTGCCCCAGAAAATCTGGGCGGACTGCATAAATTGTCCCCTGTTCCCGGATTGCGATGAAATTCCAATGCTGATCAAACTTTAATTTCGAAAAATAAAAGGAAAACCGCTATGGCCCACAGCCTTAAGGAAGTTCTCTCCAAAGAAACAATAGCTGAAAGAATAAAGGAACTCGGTAAAGAAATTTCCGCAACTTACGGCCAGGAACCTTTGATCTGCGTATGCGTGCTCAAAGGGGCCTATCTCTTTTTTGCGGACATCACCAGGGCGCTCAGTTCCGATCCGGAGATAGATTTCGTTCGCCTTGCCAGTTACGGTTCCGGCACAAGCAGAACAGGAAATATGAATTTTTCCAAAGATCTGGAGGTATCTATTGCCGATAAGCATGTTCTTATCGTAGAGGATATCGTAGATACCGGGCATTCGGTGGAATTTCTCAAACATGTATTTGGAAAACGCAATCCCTTGTCCATAAAAATTTGTTCCTTGATCGATAAAAGGGAGCGCCGCGAGGTGGACCTGGAAGTTGATTTTCCCGGTTTTGTGGTTGATAGCGGCTTTCTGGTGGGTTACGGAATGGACTATGCTGAAAAATACAGGTATTTAAGTGCGGTGTATGAACTGGAAAATGTTTAGTTCCGGCAACTTGATATGAAATAAAATCCGGTATTACATTAGTTTAACCCATTGATGGCAGGTAGAGCGGTCCATGATAGTTACATGTCCAAAGTGTGAGACCAAGTTCAATTTACCCGAAAGTAAAATTCCGGCGGGCGGAGCAAAGGTGAAATGCTCCAAATGCGGCAATATCTTTAAAGTGACGCCTCCCGCCCCCGCTCAGGAACCTGAAGATGAAGTCGATGCCATGCTTCGGGAAGAGCAGGCTGCCGAGCAGCCCAGCCCGAAACCTGTGCCCAAACCCAAGCCCGCGCCTAAGCCTGCACCGGAACCGGCACCCGAACCGGAGCCGGAACCGGAACCGGAACCGGAAGACACCTCTTTTGATGATGATCTGTTCAACGAAGCTGCAGACGAGCTTGGTGACGAGCTTGAGGATGATCTTTTCGCCGGTATTGACGATGATACTGCCGAGGGCGGCAAAGATGACGAATTTGAAGATGACCTTTTCGGTGGAGATACCTCCAATGATGCGGAAATAGGGGCAGACCTCTTTGACGATGACGAAGAACCTGCCGCCGGTCCCGGTGAAGCCGCAGCAGAGGATGACGGTTTCGACATCGATGATGAATTTTTTGATGATGACGAACCCGCCGCTGAGCAATCTGCCGCCGGTCCTGCCGAGTCTGATGATGAACTCTTTGATGACGATGATCTTTTCAGCGAAGATGCCGAAAGCGATGATTTTTCCGATGATGGACTTTTCGACGAGGAAGACACTGTTGAAGAGGAATCCGGGAGCATGGATTTCGGGGAAGATGATGATATAGAGGAAGAGGATTTTGTAGAGGACGACAGCCTGGCTCTTGATGACGGTGAGATTGACGGTATCGAAGAGTCCGATGAGATCGGTTTTGATCTGGACGATGACCTTGATGCCCTGCCTTCATCAAAGAAGGGCGGTAAAAAAGGCAAGGGGATGATAATCACCCTCGTGCTGCTGCTCCTGTTTGCCGGAGGAGCCGGGGCTGCCTGGTATTTCAAGGTATGGGAATCACTTCCGTTCTCCATCCCGTTCATCTCTTCCGATGATGCAGGCACCAGCGATCAGAATGAGCCTCCGTCCAAACGTTTCAGCAAATTCTCTTTTAAGGATCTGCGCCAGTTCTACGTGAACAACGATAAGGCCGGGCAGCTTTTCATCATTGAAGGCAAGGTGGTCAATAATTTTGCCACTCCCAAAGAGCTTGTAGAAGTAGAAGCACAGCTTTTTGATGACAAGGGGCAGGTTCTGGATTCCAGACGGCTTATGTGCGGGAATACCCTTTCCCTGTTCCAGCTTGAAGTGCAGTCCAAAGAGGAAATAGAAGCCGGTCTTGCTTCCAAGGTCGGAATACTTTCCAATAACACGCTGCTCAAGCCGGGAATGGATACACCGTTCATGGTCGTGTTCTTCAAGCCTTCACCCTCGGTCAAAGAATATGTGATCAATGTGGTGGACGCCAAGAATCCGCCCAAGAAATAATCCTTGCCCGCTCGGCCCCAGCGGTCGCGGCGAGGATAAAACGAATGCCGAAAGTTTCAGGCGGGAGATATACCAAAGGTTGAATCTCCCGCCTTTTTGTTTTTATGAGTATTTGATGCGCTCCGCGTGTTTGATAAACGGATTTAGTCTCTATAATTTTTATCCCAGCTTATCCGTGCGCGGGGCGTAAGCTTATTGAAAGGTTTTGAAAAGGGGAGTCCAGAGGGGAAAAACTTTTGCAAAAGTTTTTCCCCTCTGGCCGCCGGAGGCAACCGGCGCCAAGGGCAATGGTCCCGTGAGATATAAATGATAACATTTATCCGGAAGCCGGAGGAATTTTGAAGACCAGAGACGTGTTCATATGTTCGAACTGCGGAGCGCAGGCTTTGAAATGGCAGGGACAGTGCCCGAGATGCGGGGAGTGGAATACCTTGCAGGAAAAGGTTGTAGTTCGCAGAAAGGGCGGAGTGGTGCATGCTGCTTCCGGGGTGCAGGCTGTGCCGCTGTCCGAAATTCCGGCTGAGTATACCGAGGCGAGGTCTACCGGGTTCCGTGCACTTGATGTTGTGCTCGGCAAAGGGTTCGTGCCCGGAGGGGCAGTGCTGCTTGGCGGTGAGCCGGGTATAGGTAAATCAACTTTGCTGTTGCAGCTTGCAGCGGAACAGGCGCGCATGGGCAACAAGTCCGTTTATTTTTCCGGCGAGGAGTCGCTGGCGCAGATACGCGGCCGTGCCGATAGGCTTGGGCTGCTGCATTCCGGAATGCTGGCAGTGGCTTCCACCAGTGTGGAAGAGGCCGTTACTCTGCTTGAGGCACCGGAAAAGCCCGACCTCATGATCATTGATTCGGTGCAGACCTTATCTTCGCCGCGCGCGGAGGGCATTCCCGGAAGTGTGAGTCAGGTGCGTGCCGTATCGTCGGAGCTGGTAGAGGCGGCAAAGAAGACCAGCACCACGCTGGTCATAGTCGGACACGTGACCAAGGACGGCCAGATCGCCGGGCCCAAGCTGCTGGAACACATGGTCGACACCGTTCTGTATCTGGAAGGTGACCGCAAGCACATGATGCGCATCATGCGGGTGCTCAAGAACAGGTTCGGTCCCAGCGATGAACTTGTGGTCTTTTCCATGCGTGAATCGGGAATGGAAATTGTCGAGGACCCATCCACATTGTTTCTTGGAGACCGCGATGAATCCTGCTCCGGGGCTGCGGTGGTGATGGCCATGGACGGGCACAAGCCTTTTGCTGTCGAGGTGCAGGCGCTTGCCAGCCGCACGGTTCTTTCTATTCCCCGGCGTACCGCTTTGGGTTTCGATACCAATAGATTGAATCTTATTCTGGCCGTGCTTGAAAAGAGGCTCAATCTGAATCTGGGCCAACTGGATATTTATGCCAAGATAGGCGGGGGGCTGGCCATGCGCGACCCCGGTCTTGATCTGGGAGTGGTCGCGGCGGTGCTGTCCTCGTTCTATGATATGCCGCTCCAGCCCGGAGCCGTCTTCTGGGGCGAGGTGGATCTTAACGGGCGCATACGCCCTGCCTCCGGAGGTGAGACCCGTCTGAAGCAGGCGGACCGTCTAGGTTACGGGCCGATTTATCAGTCCGAGACCTGCCGCACCCTGGACGAATTGCAACGCAGGCTGTTCGGATCATAATTTACACTGGCTGACCGGGTAGATTTCGGCCGGAACAGTGGTACACTTCTACCCGAACAGTGATTTTATAAAATTTTATTGCACGACTCTTCCAATTTAGTACATTCTTGCTCTTCGTATGCTTTTTATCCATGAACATGGTTTAGCAGATAAAGAGGGCAATTATGTCTATAAACGTTCTTCTTGTTGATGACGAACCGGGCCTTACGGAAGCCTTGTCCAAACGGCTTTCCAAAAGAGGCTATACCGTGCATGAGGCCGACAGCGGCAAAGGGGCGCTCGACCTGCTCGACCGGGGAACCGGTGTGGATGTCGTGGTCCTTGACGTGCGTATGGCCGGAGTCAACGGTCTTGAAACTCTCCATCGTATCAAAAGCGCCTATTCCGGCGTGGAAGTGGTCATGCTCAGCGCTTACGCCACCCCCCAGTGTGCCGTGGAATGTCGGCGCTGGGGCGCAAGGGATTTCCTTAGGAAGCCCGTACATCTGGAAGAACTTGTCGCAGCAATAGATGCCGCAGCATCATCCCGCCATCCTCGACCTCAGTAATTTCCGTAATTCATTAATTCATTTTCCATAGTTTGGAGTTGCCTCCGGCGGCCAGAGGGGAAAAACTTTTGCAAAAGTTTTTCCCCTCTGGACTCCCCTTTTCAAAACCTTTCAACAGGTTTTCGTCCTGTGCATGGATAGGCAGGTTGTTTGGTGAATATTATGATCAAAGATTTAGGTAAAAACATTCGTGGTGATCTTTTCGGCGGGGTCACGGCGGGCATAATTGCTCTGCCGCTGGCTCTTGCATTCGGTGTGGCCAGTGGCGCCGGAGCAGCCGCCGGACTTTACGGGGCGATAATCCTCGGATTCACGGCGGCTCTGCTGGGGGGAACTGTCACGCAGATTTCAGGCCCGACCGGTCCCATGACCGTGGTGGTCGCCGCAACCCTGACATCGTTCTCCGGTGATATGGGTTCCGTCTGCGCTGTGGTCGCCCTTGGCGGGATAATGCAGGCTTTCTTCGGCCTGTTCAGGCTCGGGGCATTCGTGCGTTTCATTCCTTACCCGGTCATATCCGGGTTCATGTCCGGCATAGGCGTGATAATCATCATTCTCCAGATTGATCCCATACTCGGCGTTAAGGCCTCCAGTTCTCCTGCTGCGGCTCTGATGGGTCTTTCCGGGGCGCTGGCTGCGGCGTCCACTCCGAGCATCATGCTTGCCGTTGCGACCATGGCCATAGTCTTTCTTGTTCCTGCACGGATCACCCGGATAATTCCTTCGCCGCTGATAGCACTGCTGCTGACAACGGCTGCGGCGTGGTTTTTCCGCCTCCCGGTCATGACCATTGGGGAGATTCCCTCTTCGCTGCCCGACTTCAGCCTGCCGGACTTTGATCTGCACAACTGGAGCTATATCGCCGGGACGGCGCTGGCCCTTGCCGCACTTGGCAGCATCGACTCGCTGCTGACCTCACTGGTGGCCGACTCCCTTACTAAGGACAGGCACGATTCCAATCGAGAACTCATCGGGCAGGGCATCGGCAACATGCTTTGCGGTTTTTTCGGCGCACTGCCCGGAGCCGGGGCGACCATGAGAACGGTCGTTAACGTTAAGGCCGGGGGCCGTACCAGACTTTCCGGGATGATTCATGCGTTTGTACTGCTTGCCGTCATTCTAGGTGCCGGTCCTGCTGCGGAGCATATTCCGCTGGCCGCGCTGGCCGGGATACTGGTCAAGGTCGGGGTGGATATACTGGACTATCGCATGCTTAAGATGATCCGCAGGATTCCGCGCAGTGACCTTGCCGTTATGCTCACCGTATTCGGAGTGACTGTTTTTGTTGATCTGGTTCTTGCCGTGGCCGTGGGTGTGACTCTGGCTGCCATGATGACCACCTGGCGTATAGCCAGCCAGACGCAGATCAGTATTTTCGAATCCGACCGCTGCAGTGTGATGAAACGCAGGGAAAAGGATATTCAGGAGCAGAGCAGCTTCCGTATCCGCGTGGTCAGCATCAACGGGCCTTTCTTTTTCGGTACTTCCTCCCAGATGTCGGACAAGGTTGAGAAGCTTGTGGGTACGCGCATCGTGGTCATAAACTGTATGGATGTGCCTTTTGTGGACGTATCAGCTGTTTTTGCGCTCAATGAGATGGTCGAGAAACTTCGGTCTGCAAACATCACGGTCTTGATGGCCGCCAACGAAGCCATAAGCAGGCGGCTTGGTGATATGGGCATTGTGAAGCTTGTCGGAAAGGAAAACATGTTTCTGAGTCACGGCAGTGCCTTGCAGGTAGCAATGCTTGCCTTGAATGAGGAGGATGAGCGGGCCGCATTCAAGGGGCCGCTGGCGGAAGTTTAATTCGAGTTCAGCCCTTGCTCAAATCGGCTGCGGTGTATAAGGTCGTGCTGCCGTTGCGGCATGGCCCGGATGTCCCATCAATTACCGATTTGAGCAAGAGCTGTTATGACGAAGAAAGTCTTTCTGGTCGCCGGAGCGCGGCCGAATCTTATGAAGGTTGCCCCTATTTTCCGTGCTTCGCGGAATGTCGATTCCGTTCAGTGCGAAATGGTCTACACCGGGCAGCACTACGACCGCCAGATGTCGCAGGTTTTTTTCGAGGATCTCGATATTCCGAAACCTCGGTTCAACATGGGTAAATCCACCGGCACGCATGCGGAGCAGACCGGGGCGATAATGATCGCTTTCGAGAAGATGTGCATGGAGGAAAAGCCCGACCTCGTGGTGGTTGTGGGTGATGTCAACTCCACACTTGCCTGCTCTGTTACCGCGCGCAAGCTCCATATTCCGGTGGCCCATGTGGAGGCGGGCCTGAGAAGCGGTGATACCGACATGCCCGAAGAAATAAACCGCATGGTCACCGATTCCATAAGCAATCTTTTTTTCACAACCGAAGACCACGGGCGCGACAATCTGCTGCGCGAGGGCAAGAATCCGGACAATATCTTTCATGTGGGCAACGTGATGATCGACAATCTTTTTCACAATGTCGGGCGATTGGGCCCCGATATTGTGTCCGGTTTCAGCTGCAGGGAATTAAAAGAGAAAACAGGCCGTTACGGGTTTATGACCCTGCACCGCCCCTCCAATGTGGACAATCGCGAGGTTCTTGAGGGTATTGTGGATGCCCTGAACACCATTTCCGCTAATCTCCCGCTGCTTTTTCCCATTCATCCGCGCACCGAAAAGATGATGAAGCTTTTCGGCATTTCCTTTTCCGAGAATGTGCATACTTTCCCTCCACTGTCGTTTCGGGAATCACTGTATCTTTGGAAAGACGCGCAGGTCGTTATTACCGACAGCGGCGGCCTGCAGGAAGAGACCACCGCCCTTGGAGTACCTTGCGTGACAGTCCGGAAAAACACGGAGCGTCCTGTGACCATTGAAAAAGGTACAAACGTGCTGGCCGGTATTTCCGGGGAGAATATCCTGCGCGAGGTCGGCAGGGCTCTGGAAAGGTCCGGGGGTGAGGCTCCGAAGATAGAAGGCTGGGACGGTCATGCTTCCGAACGTATCTGGAAGGTGCTGGTCGAGTTTCTGGCCGAGAGATGACGGAGCAGGTGTTTCCGTTATTCTGAAGGGCTATCTTTTTCTTTGTAAATCAATTGTGTTCCCGGTATACTGAATTTTCATTCTTTTTTTTTGCCGCATCGAGTAGCGGTGTTTTGGGCCTGCTGTTTCAGGTTTACGATACAGCCGGGTCCCTTGTGTCTGTTTCCGGATTATCCGGGAACGGGGCTGTTTCGGACGCTCGGCCGTCCGGTGTTGGGTTTTGGCGCGGCTTTTTTGTCGCTGTGTCGAAATTTACGGGAAAATCGGCATAAACGTTTTTCCTGTCGGCTGCGGGATTTTTCCCGCGCAGTCTTATTTGCATGGGGGGCTGTCATGGAACAGCAGAAGACTCTTGTGGAGTTGCGGGGAGTCAGCAAGTCCTTTGACGGGGATATTGCTCTGGACAATGTCGACATCTCCATCAGGGACAAGGAATTCCTGACCATTCTCGGTCCTTCCGGATGTGGAAAGACCACCATCCTCAGACTTATCGGCGGATTTGAAACGCCTGATTCCGGTTCTGTGCGCATCGGCGGACAGGCGGTGAACGACCTGCCCCCGGAAAAGCGGGCGGTCAATACCGTTTTCCAGAGCTATGCGCTTTTTCCGCATATGAATGTCTTCGACAACGTGGCTTTCGGGCTGAAAATGCAGAAGATTCCGGCCGATGAGATTCGCGCGAGGGTTGAGGAAGCGCTTGAGCTGGTTGAGATGGCCCGTTTTGCCAGACGCAGGCCGCAGGAGCTTTCCGGCGGACAGCAGCAGCGGGTGGCTATTGCCAGGGCGCTGGTCAACAAACCGCTGGTTCTGCTGCTTGATGAATCCTTTTCAGCGCTTGACCGCCGTCTGCGCAAGCAGATGCAGATGGATATAAAGCACCTCCAGAGGGAAACCGGAATCACGTTCGTGCTGGTTACTCATGATCAGGAGGAAGCCTTTACCATGTCCGACCGGGTGGTGGTCATGAATCACGGACAGGTCGAACAGGTGGGGAGTCCGCGCGAGGTTTATGAAGAACCCGAAAACCTTTTTGTGGCGCGGTTCGTGGGCGAAACCAATTTTTTTGACGCCGTGGTGGAATCGTGCGTTCCGGTGAGCGGCGGCTACAGAATAAGAGCCGCCATGGAGGGCGGAAGCTGTTTTCTGCTCGGAAACCGCGAATTTTCCGCCGGAGATGATGTGCGGGTCCTGTTGCGCCCGGAAGACCTGCAGTTGGAAGCTTACTCCGATCATTGCTTTACAGATGAGCGGCCCGTGTTCAGGGGACATGTGATGGAAACCGTGTACAAGGGCACCACCTACGATGTTGTGGTTGAACTTGAAAACGGGCGTAATGTGCTGGCCACCGAATTTTTCAATGAAGACGCTGAAAGCGTTGCCTTCCGTCCCGGCGATGAGCTTGCCGTGAGCTGGATTGAAGGCTGGGAGGTGGTTCTGCCGCATGAAAAACAGAGTGAACTCTAAGTCCGCCGCCTCCGCCATATGGATATGGCTGATCCTGCTGATTGTTATTCCGAATATTCTGGTCCTGGGCGTTTCCTTCCTGAGTGTAGATACCGATAATTTCGCATCGCTGCCTTTAACCCTGGAGAATTACCTTGATCTTCTGGACCCGGCGGTGCTGAAGATTTTTTCCCGCTCTTTCAATCTTGCCGCCGTGGCGACACTGATATGTCTCATTTCAGGATATCCGTTCGCCTGGTTTCTGGCCCGGCTTTCGAAACGCTGGCGGCCCCTGTTTCTCCTTCTGGTCATCGTTCCTTTCTGGACCAACTCGCTGGTGCGGACTTACGCCCTGGTGGCCATGATCAATGCCAACGGACTGATCAACAAGATCCTCATGTCGTTTGATCTCGTGAGCATGCCGGTTCAGATGCTTTATACCAGAGGGGCGGTCCTGCTCGGACTCAGCTACACGCTGCTTCCCTTCATGGTGCTGCCACTTTATTCCTCCATAACCAAGCTGGACCCGAGACTTCTGGAAGCCGGACGGGACCTTGGCGCCGGTCCGGTGAGTACCTTTCTGAGAGTTGCGCTGCCCCTGACCATGCCCGGTATTGTCTCCGGCTGCATGCTGGTTTTTCTTCCCGCGTTGGGCATGTTCTATATTCCGGATATTCTGGGGGGATCAAAACAGGCACTTATCGGAAACTTTGTTCGGGATCAGTTCCTTGTGACGCGTGAATGGCCGGTGGGAGCTGCCGCCAGCGTATTTCTGACCGCGCTTATGGGTGTAATGTTTCTCGTGCAGTCCGTTAGCCGGGCCAGGGCAAGCAGGAAGCGCATATGAGTAAGCTGAACCGTATTTATTCCTTCATGGTTTTTGTCTTTCTTTACCTGCCGCTGGCGGTGATGGTGGCCTATTCCTTCAATTCATCGAAGTATTCGATGAACTGGAAGGGATTTACCTTTGACTGGTATTTCCGGCTGGCCGGTAATGACCGCCTTGTGGAAACCGCCTTGAATTCATTGATGCTTGCTTCTGTCTCGGCCACCGTGGCTACCGCGATAGGCACTGTCGCTGCGGTGCTTATCACCAAATACCGGTTTTACGGCCGCCGCCTGATGAAAGGTTCTCTTTATGTGGTGATGATGGCCCCGGATATTGTCATGGGGATATCCCTGCTGATCCTGTTCGTGGCCTTGTCCGTACCGCTTGGATTCTGGACCCTGCTGCTGGCTCATGTGACCTTTTCCGTGCCTTTTGTTGTGGTGACGGTTTCTGCCCGGCTCAACGGGCTGGACCCGCATCTTCTGGAGGTGGCCAAGGATCTGGGAGCCGGAGATTATGAAACTTTCAGGGATATAATCGTACCCCTGGCCTGGCCTTCGGTTCTGTCCGGATGGCTTTTGAGTTTCACCCTGTCCATGGATGACGTGATTGTCAGTTTTTTTACCACCGGCCCTTCATTCGAGATACTTCCCCTGCGGATCTATTCAATGGTGCGGCTGGGGGTGAAGCCGGAAGTGAACGCGTTATGCGCAGTGATGATTGTGGTCACCCTTGTGCTGGTGAGCATTTCGCAACTGCTTATCAAGGAGAAAAAATGAAAAAACTGTTTTTTACGCTGTTGTTGCTTGCCGTTTCGTCTTCCGCCTTTGCCGGGGACCTGATCCTGTACAACTGGTCGGAATACATGCCCAGAGAAGTTCTGGAGCAGTTTACCAAAGAGACCGGAATCAAGGTCAAGGAAGTTACCTACGACAGCAACGAGGCCATGTTTACCAAGATCAAGATGGTCAAGGATCATGGGTATGACCTTGTTGTTCCGTCTACCGATTTTGTTATCCGCATGAGTGCCGAGGGCCTGCTTCTGCCTCTGGACAAATCAAAGCTGCCCAACTTTTCCAACCTCGACAAGCGGTTTATCGATCGTGATTTCGACAAGGGTAACAAGTACAGCGTGCCGTATTTCTGGGGTTCTTCCGGGATAGCGGTAAACACCGATTTCGTTCCTCTCAATAAGGTCAAGTCGATCAAGGACCTGCTTGATCCTGCCCTGAAAGGCCGCATCCTGCTGCTCAATGACCTGCGCGGAGTTTTTGCCATAGCCCTCAAGGCCAATGGTTATTCCGTCAATGATCGTGACCCGGAGCATGTCAAGGCTGCGTATGAATTTCTGCAGAAACTGCTGCCCTCGGTAAAAGTTTTTGACTCCGACTCTCCGAAGCAGGCCATGCTGAGTAACGAGGCCATGGTCGGTCAACTCTGGAACGGGGAAGCATATGTTGCCAATCAGGAAAATCCCTCTATCAAGTATGTCTATCCTCAGGAAGGGTACAGTCTGTGGATGGATCATCTGGCTATTCCCCGTGGAGCCAGAAATATTGAGGAAGCGCATAAATTCATCAATTTCATTCTGCGTCCGGATGTGGCGGCCAAGATCGCGTCCGAACTGGGATATTCTTCTCCCAATGCCGAGGCCGTCAAACTGCTGCCCGAAAAGATGCGCAAGAACCCCATTTCATATCCTGACGACGAAATCCTTGCTCGCGGTGAATTCGAAGTGGGGCTTGGTGATGCTACACCTATGTATGAAAAGTACTGGCTGAAACTCAAGACAGCCGAGTAGAAGCCGTTGTATTTAGAGTTATTACCCGCTCCCGCCTGTCGGGGGCGGGTTTTGTTTTGATGCGCTCCGCGTTTTTTGGGTGGCAATTATCATGTTTTTAAATCCCGTCTCTTTGGTATATGTAGAAAACATCAAGTAACCTGTCAGTTGGTAACGTATTCGAACCGGACTGATATCGTGCCTGTCATGGAGTGAAGGTATGCATGTTTTTGTAAGACGATTTCTTCTTGTTTTTCTTGTCCTGCTGTCATTGCCGGCGCAGGCATCCAATATTTTTCCCCTTGAGCCGCCGGATACATCCAGCCCGCGCGATACTCTGCACAGTTTTATCTACTATACCGATGAACTCTATAAGGAAGCTGTTGCAGCCCATGAAAATGTGGTGCTGGAGAAGGAGTACCTGCAACGGGCAGAGCGATGTTTCGATTTGAGCCAGGTGCCTCCTACCCTGCGCAGCAGCGTAAGCACGGAGTCCGTGTTGCGGCTGCGGGAAATTCTGGATCGCATTGAAATGCCGCCCATGGAAGATGTCCCGGACAGGCATGATGTAAAAGCGCAGAACATATTGGTCTGGCGTATTCCGCATACCGAAATAACCATCGGCCGGGTTGCCGAGGGGCCCCGCATGGGTGCCTACCTGTTTACTCCGGAGACGGTGGACGGGCTGGAGGGGTTTTACGGAGAGGTTAAGGATATCCCCTACCGTGCGGACAGGGGGAAGGATTATACGGGGCTTTACGAGCAGTACATATATTCTTCCGGATGGATGATTCCGGACGGTTTTCTGGGGTTGCTGCCCTCCTGGATGTTTAAAGGATATTATGGACAGGCGATATGGCAGTGGACCGGGCTTGTCCTTATCATTGCCTTGTGTGCCGCCAGCCTGCTGTTGTGTTTCAAATGGCAGCGAAAGAGATCTCTACGGAGACGCAAGGGCGGGTTGAGGCTGGGCAGGATCGCCTTGCCTGTATATGCTATTTTTCTTTGCGTTTTTATCAAATATATAGCCGTAGACCAGATAATGATAACCGGGGATATACTTGCCTACCTCACAATTCTGCTCGGTCTGTGTTTCTCTGTTTCGGCCGGTTTGGCGATTATTGTTGCCGGTGACATCATCATGCGTGCAATCATATCCTCATCTAAGATTCGTGAAGAAGCGCTTGATGCGGATGTAATCAAACTGGTCTGCCGTCTTGTTTCCTTTGCGCTGGTGTTCGCGCTTTTTTACAAGGTCGGAGCCTATTTCGGCATTCCGGTGACAGCTATTTTCGCTTCCGCAGGTATTGCCGGTGTGGCCGTAGCGCTTGCCGCACGTGAGACCCTGGCCAACTTTTTCGGCGGGGTATCCATTTTTCTCGACCGTCCGTTCCGGGCCGGGGACTACATTGTGCTGAGCAGCGGTGAGCGCGGTGAAGTCAAGGCTGTCGGAATGCGCAGCACGAGAATACTTACCCGTGACGATGTGATGATCACCATCCCCAACTCGGTTATCACCAACGGAAAGGTTGTGAACCAGAGTATGCCGTACCCCTCGTTCCGGGTGCGGATTCAGATCGGGGTGGCCTACGGTTCGGATATCGACAAGGTTGAAAGTGTCCTGCTGGAAATTGCGGCGTCCAGTTCAATGGTTGTGCAGTCCCCAGAGCCCCGGGTGCGTTTCAGGTCTTTCGGGGATTCCGCGCTTAATTTTGAACTGCTTTGCTGGGCGGCCCGGCCCCATGACCGAGGTCGGCTGA
This window harbors:
- the hpt gene encoding hypoxanthine phosphoribosyltransferase: MAHSLKEVLSKETIAERIKELGKEISATYGQEPLICVCVLKGAYLFFADITRALSSDPEIDFVRLASYGSGTSRTGNMNFSKDLEVSIADKHVLIVEDIVDTGHSVEFLKHVFGKRNPLSIKICSLIDKRERREVDLEVDFPGFVVDSGFLVGYGMDYAEKYRYLSAVYELENV
- a CDS encoding DUF3426 domain-containing protein, coding for MIVTCPKCETKFNLPESKIPAGGAKVKCSKCGNIFKVTPPAPAQEPEDEVDAMLREEQAAEQPSPKPVPKPKPAPKPAPEPAPEPEPEPEPEPEDTSFDDDLFNEAADELGDELEDDLFAGIDDDTAEGGKDDEFEDDLFGGDTSNDAEIGADLFDDDEEPAAGPGEAAAEDDGFDIDDEFFDDDEPAAEQSAAGPAESDDELFDDDDLFSEDAESDDFSDDGLFDEEDTVEEESGSMDFGEDDDIEEEDFVEDDSLALDDGEIDGIEESDEIGFDLDDDLDALPSSKKGGKKGKGMIITLVLLLLFAGGAGAAWYFKVWESLPFSIPFISSDDAGTSDQNEPPSKRFSKFSFKDLRQFYVNNDKAGQLFIIEGKVVNNFATPKELVEVEAQLFDDKGQVLDSRRLMCGNTLSLFQLEVQSKEEIEAGLASKVGILSNNTLLKPGMDTPFMVVFFKPSPSVKEYVINVVDAKNPPKK
- the radA gene encoding DNA repair protein RadA; the protein is MKTRDVFICSNCGAQALKWQGQCPRCGEWNTLQEKVVVRRKGGVVHAASGVQAVPLSEIPAEYTEARSTGFRALDVVLGKGFVPGGAVLLGGEPGIGKSTLLLQLAAEQARMGNKSVYFSGEESLAQIRGRADRLGLLHSGMLAVASTSVEEAVTLLEAPEKPDLMIIDSVQTLSSPRAEGIPGSVSQVRAVSSELVEAAKKTSTTLVIVGHVTKDGQIAGPKLLEHMVDTVLYLEGDRKHMMRIMRVLKNRFGPSDELVVFSMRESGMEIVEDPSTLFLGDRDESCSGAAVVMAMDGHKPFAVEVQALASRTVLSIPRRTALGFDTNRLNLILAVLEKRLNLNLGQLDIYAKIGGGLAMRDPGLDLGVVAAVLSSFYDMPLQPGAVFWGEVDLNGRIRPASGGETRLKQADRLGYGPIYQSETCRTLDELQRRLFGS
- a CDS encoding response regulator; translation: MSINVLLVDDEPGLTEALSKRLSKRGYTVHEADSGKGALDLLDRGTGVDVVVLDVRMAGVNGLETLHRIKSAYSGVEVVMLSAYATPQCAVECRRWGARDFLRKPVHLEELVAAIDAAASSRHPRPQ
- a CDS encoding SulP family inorganic anion transporter; the encoded protein is MIKDLGKNIRGDLFGGVTAGIIALPLALAFGVASGAGAAAGLYGAIILGFTAALLGGTVTQISGPTGPMTVVVAATLTSFSGDMGSVCAVVALGGIMQAFFGLFRLGAFVRFIPYPVISGFMSGIGVIIIILQIDPILGVKASSSPAAALMGLSGALAAASTPSIMLAVATMAIVFLVPARITRIIPSPLIALLLTTAAAWFFRLPVMTIGEIPSSLPDFSLPDFDLHNWSYIAGTALALAALGSIDSLLTSLVADSLTKDRHDSNRELIGQGIGNMLCGFFGALPGAGATMRTVVNVKAGGRTRLSGMIHAFVLLAVILGAGPAAEHIPLAALAGILVKVGVDILDYRMLKMIRRIPRSDLAVMLTVFGVTVFVDLVLAVAVGVTLAAMMTTWRIASQTQISIFESDRCSVMKRREKDIQEQSSFRIRVVSINGPFFFGTSSQMSDKVEKLVGTRIVVINCMDVPFVDVSAVFALNEMVEKLRSANITVLMAANEAISRRLGDMGIVKLVGKENMFLSHGSALQVAMLALNEEDERAAFKGPLAEV
- the wecB gene encoding non-hydrolyzing UDP-N-acetylglucosamine 2-epimerase, with translation MTKKVFLVAGARPNLMKVAPIFRASRNVDSVQCEMVYTGQHYDRQMSQVFFEDLDIPKPRFNMGKSTGTHAEQTGAIMIAFEKMCMEEKPDLVVVVGDVNSTLACSVTARKLHIPVAHVEAGLRSGDTDMPEEINRMVTDSISNLFFTTEDHGRDNLLREGKNPDNIFHVGNVMIDNLFHNVGRLGPDIVSGFSCRELKEKTGRYGFMTLHRPSNVDNREVLEGIVDALNTISANLPLLFPIHPRTEKMMKLFGISFSENVHTFPPLSFRESLYLWKDAQVVITDSGGLQEETTALGVPCVTVRKNTERPVTIEKGTNVLAGISGENILREVGRALERSGGEAPKIEGWDGHASERIWKVLVEFLAER